From one Lolium rigidum isolate FL_2022 chromosome 4, APGP_CSIRO_Lrig_0.1, whole genome shotgun sequence genomic stretch:
- the LOC124705400 gene encoding probable flavin-containing monooxygenase 1 yields MEKRRVAIVGAGVSGLAACKHLLERGCRPIVFEADTVLGGVWAHTPDCTSLQTPRPLYQYSDFPWPDSVTEVFPDHRQVMDYLGAYARHFGVLDCIRFGHRVLGMEYVGVGEETVAAWDEWGGSGGAFGSGDGEWRLEVDNGADGQIETHIVDFVVLCIGRFGGVPNIPTFPVGKGPEAFDGQVMHSMDYSKMGSQKAKEMMQGKRVTVVGYLKSALDIAAECAEVNGTEQPCTMIVRTKHWIIPDYYAWGVHISKLYLNRFAELLIHKPGEGFLLGLLATTLTPLRWIFSKFAESYYSIPMKKYDMVPDHSLFEALVACLIAITPKDHYKRLEEGSIVLKKSKTFTFCKEGVLLEGEASPTKSDLVIFGTGYKGDQKINDMFKSEYFRSIAVGSTSTTVPLYRCIHPKIPQLAVIGYSESLANLYTTELRVKWITHFMDGGFRLPSVGAMQKDVLEWEKFMKRYSRGYFRRSCIGILNIWYNDQLCKDMGCNPRRKKGFFAELSEVYGPGDYANLHPK; encoded by the exons ATGGAGAAGAGGAGAGTAGCCATCGTCGGCGCCGGCGTGAGCGGCCTGGCGGCGTGCAAGCACCTGCTGGAGCGCGGGTGCCGGCCCATTGTATTCGAGGCCGACACCGTCCTCGGCGGCGTGTGGGCGCACACGCCGGATTGCACCTCGCTGCAGACGCCGCGGCCCTTGTACCAGTACTCCGACTTCCCGTGGCCCGACTCAGTGACGGAGGTGTTCCCGGACCACCGTCAGGTCATGGACTACCTCGGCGCCTACGCGCGCCATTTCGGCGTGCTCGACTGCATCAGGTTCGGGCACCGAGTGCTCGGGATGGAGTACGTCGGCGTCGGcgaggagacggtggcggcgTGGGACGAGTGGGGCGGGAGCGGCGGGGCATTCGGCTCTGGCGACGGCGAGTGGCGACTTGAGGTAGACAACGGCGCCGATGGACAGATCGAG ACACACATTGTAGATTTTGTGGTCCTTTGCATTGGGAGGTTCGGCGGTGTCCCCAACATACCCACCTTCCCTGTAGGGAAGGGCCCAGAAGCATTTGATGGCCAGGTGATGCACTCTATGGACTACTCCAAAATGGGCAGCCAGAAAGCTAAAGAGATGATGCAGGGCAAGCGTGTGACCGTAGTTGGATACCTAAAATCAGCACTTGACATTGCTGCTGAATGTGCAGAAGTGAACG GTACTGAGCAACCATGTACAATGATTGTCCGAACAAAGCATTGGATCATACCAGACTACTATGCTTGGGGTGTCCACATATCAAAGTTGTATCTAAATCGCTTTGCTGAGCTCCTTATTCACAAGCCCGGTGAAGGCTTCCTCCTTGGCCTCTTGGCAACAACTTTAACTCCATTG AGGtggattttttcaaaatttgctgAGAGCTACTACTCCATTCCAATGAAGAAGTATGACATGGTGCCTGACCATAGCCTATTTGAGGCGTTAGTGGCATGTTTGATTGCCATTACGCCAAAGGATCACTACAAGAGACTAGAGGAAGGTAGCATCGTTCTGAAGAAGTCAAAGACCTTTACCTTTTGCAAAGAAGGTGTGCTTCTTGAAGGCGAAGCTTCACCAACAAAAAGTGACTTAGTGATTTTTGGAACTGGATACAAGGGTGATCAGAAGATCAATGATATGTTCAAATCAGAATACTTTCGGAGTATTGCGGTTGGGTCAACATCCACAACTGTACCTCTTTACAGA TGCATACACCCTAAGATCCCACAGCTCGCGGTCATCGGTTACTCGGAGAGCTTGGCAAATCTTTACACAACAGAACTTCGAGTCAAGTGGATAACACATTTCATGGATGGTGGCTTTAGATTACCATCTGTTGGAGCAATGCAAAAGGATGTTCTTGAGTGGGAGAAGTTCATGAAGCGCTACTCTCGTGGCTACTTCCGTAGGTCCTGCATTGGAATCCTTAATATATGGTACAACGATCAACTATGCAAAGATATGGGATGCAACCCTAGAAGGAAGAAGGGCTTCTTCGCAGAGTTGTCTGAGGTTTATGGTCCTGGTGATTATGCCAATCTCCACCCAAAGTAA